The Thamnophis elegans isolate rThaEle1 chromosome Z, rThaEle1.pri, whole genome shotgun sequence genome contains a region encoding:
- the LOC116521180 gene encoding LOW QUALITY PROTEIN: homeobox protein Hox-B5-like (The sequence of the model RefSeq protein was modified relative to this genomic sequence to represent the inferred CDS: inserted 3 bases in 2 codons): MSYYFVHSFSGRYPNAPDYQLLNYGASRSMDGSYRDPGNMHASSYGGHKYNGMDLSISGSATITSSSSSSQFGAVGESSRIFSAQTVLESRLREAFSCSLSCPESLPCTSSTSSGGINESRGGKTARSSHAXPVASVSAVSVTAFAEIDETSXNRTEQSGSQANNGARVQTEPNATSLPAA; the protein is encoded by the exons ATGAGTTATTACTTTGTACATTCGTTCTCAGGACGCTACCCTAATGCTCCAGACTATCAGCTGTTAAATTACGGGGCCAGCAGATCCATGGATGGATCCTATAGAGATCCAGGCAACATGCACGCCAGCTCTTACGGGGGACACAAATACAATGGCATGGATCTGAGCATCAGCGGATCAGCCaccatcacctcctcctcctcctccagccaaTTTGGAGCGGTTGGGGAGAGCTCTCGCATCTTTTCTGCCCAGACAGTGCTTGAAAGCAGGTTAAGAGAGGCGTTCAGCTGCTCCTTGTCCTGTCCCGAATCCCTCCCTTGCACAAGCAGCACCAGTAGTGGCGGCATCAACGAAAGCCGTGGAGGCAAGACAGCCAGGTCCTCCCACG AACCAGTAGCTTCTGTCAGCGCAGTTAGCGTCACCGCGTTTGCCGAAATAGATGAAACCAG GAACCGAACCGAACAGAGCGGTTCTCAAGCCAACAATGGCGCCCGAGTTCAGACGGAGCCGAATGCCACCTCCTTGCCGGCCGCATAA